The stretch of DNA gaatgatgttcgtgatcaaagTTGTCTGCATTACATCATAATCGCATATTGAACAGTATATCTTACAAACGCACAGTGTATAAACACCGGAGCCGGAACCATAGAATGTCAGCAACGATGGACAATAATGATAATGACAATTATTGCTATCAGCAAGGTGCAAAACCGGGTAATGCCAGCAAGGGAGCGATCCCCAAGACATCCACAATAAAATATCAAAATCagttcaacaacaacaataacgtAGCTGAGCAGGAAAATTTGATGCCGCAAATAAATGGTGCTCAATCCGGACACATATGCTTGGAGCGATTAGACAGACGAATCTCGGATGAAACCggtatgtattttttgttcgTTTGCTTCGAACCGATGGGAAGGCCAACGTTTGGATGGAAGCCGAATATCCCCTTGGTCCATCATCCTTATGATGTGAAATGTTATGCAAATAGGTCCAACACTTTGGATCGCCGGCTCAAACATTTGAATATTAAACTATCTGTGAAAATAATTAATTGCTCCCCGTAATTTAAATCCATTCCTCATGAAATCTTGTTTTTAATAAAGTAATGTAAGCTTCAGCTTCAGATTCCTTAACGCTAGGAACAATCGTATAAATTATCAAACTATTCACCGTATATTAACCATTTCACTTTTTAGCCGTGTCGAGCGTGTCCGTGGAAAATGGAAAACATCATATGAACGGCCAGGTTCACGCCTCACCATCGCACGAGGAACTAGTTGAGCTGGATcctgaggaggctgaattggaTGGTGATTTTTCCGACAATTCCCTCGGCAATCTTTCTTATATCAGCGAGAACGGCATCATCGAGGAAATAATCCTACTTCCAGATAACATCTATTCCGACGATGAAAACGGATCTGCTTCCGATGACTGCATCTATGCATACAGAGGTGACGATGATGCGCCAAATCCGTTAGATCACCGGGATCTGCAGGCAGATGATGAGACTGATTTTTTGGAGATGGATTTTGACCCAGAGCCAAGCTCAGAATTGGAGAATCTGTTGGAAAATCAAGAAATCGAAGTGAATAACTCGTTCCAAACGGCAAAAACCGTTGAAAGGGTACCACTGATGGAGAAATCCCTAAGCTATGAAAccaaaacatccgaaaacgaaATACCTGCGGATCAAATTGATGGTTCGTCGGTGGTGACCACCACAGTCATGAAGAAAACCGGAGCAATTCCTAAGAAAACACATTCTAAACAACCCTCTACGGATCTCCGTGAATATGACGTAGCAGGACCAAGTAGATTATCAACCAAAGATAActacaaaaatttgaaactggATCTGAAGCTATGCACCGATTATAACAGCGAATCGAGCTTTGGCTACGGCTATTTGAATTACAACCAAAAAGATTTCCGGGCTGGCACAGATGAGGAGATAAATTGCTTGGATTGTACACGAAAAGAATTCCTAATGCAGACTAAACAggatttgagcattcaaaaaattTGCCGTTCATGTCGTTGTTCACGACACACGGCCGGTCATGGCCAGCCGCAGGTGGATGACTTTTTTCTAGACCCCAACCAGTCGGTAAACTCGAGTAGTTCGGAAACAGATCTGATGAGCATTCGGGCCGAACAAATTGTGCTGCAGGCGTTAAATAAAATCAATGAACTGAAGGCAACACCGCCCAGCATAGGACTGTCCAAAAGTATGGAAGATATCTGCATCGAGTTGAGCTCCGAACAGAAGGAAGCGGACTATATAAGGGACTACACGCAAGAGGTATGCCGTTTCAAGCATCTATACTGGTTGGACAAGTGTTCGACATAAGTCTAAGTAAACGGAATTTGTCGAATACTTATGTCCAGTCATatgcatacaatgtgttatCTTAAActggttcatttttttttgtttcagttgTGCTCAGATAACACCGTTACAATCTATACACTGAATTGTGGAGAGTTAACAATAATTGAAGCATTGGTAAGTCATAATTGTTACTGTTAATTGTTGAAGATTAACCCATTATTAGATCGTGGAAATTAGCCAAAAAAATCGACTCAAATTTCAGTTAAACAATATCCTAACATAAGGCAGACCACACATTTACTTTTGATAAATATAAACTGaagaatctgttgaaaaattttggTGACGCTGGAAATTTGGAACTTGCTCTTTAATACACGAtttattttatcgaaaataaaaattcttacACGGTGGGTCCAAGTTACAACATTTCTAGTGAAAAACATACAAATTGTTGAATCAAAACAGAACTTTCTGTAGGCGCTCTAAAATCGCGGTTTGTTTACTTAAAAATAACTCTCGAATTAATATCGGGCACTTGCAGCATCACTTTAAAAATTGGAGTGTGCCAAATATCCTTGGAAGTCTTTGGTTAtccaaattatttaaaaaatattccaagtacagtgaaaaaaaaattgtgagtgAAAATATACTGAAAAAATGAATAGTCATATTCCCGCAATACTTTCGTAGAAATTGCTTACAACATGTTTCCTTGAACTTGCCACTTACAATTCATTATAAGGTTTGTATCCTTGGTAATCTAGACAAACAATATTCGAAAATCTTTTGAAACATTGCAGCCatgagtgaaaaacttcaagcaAACAGCGGATAGTGTTTGTACTAAAAGAGGTTATGTGTCATTTTGATATTCCATAAgtaacgggtatttcaataggtaccctacaaaagtagaccgatagggacagcaaacgacgccatattttctCCCGCTTGTAAACTCTGCGTTTCGAGTCACTACCGCTATCGATCACACCTACTATACTCGCGTCCAAACGTATCGCTCGCTCGATTGCAACTGACTTGCCTCgatcatagaggcgaatgaactgcaaagtttaaagcctcttaaaaacaaagaatcaattGCCTCGATCGGGGGGCATGCATGAACCTACCATCCTACATCAATACTTATACGAAACATTCCTCTGTTTCTCACAAACGGCATACGATCGCATACGCTGTTTACCGTTCAAATGAGTAATATCGTTGCACCACTCTCTGaaatttctcttcagtaaggtttgccatttcgtaatggaaagatatacgatccaacaccGAGTCTcttttcttgaatggcgttaacgttccctgcggaacctttgccgtctcaacgtatgcattaactagcgtcatgtattaatacttagttgagatttcttaagccaaataacacgccttgaacgtattccgaggggcaagctctagattacgcgtgaccacagtgcaaatcgaagaaaatttctctgacgaaaaatcccccggccagaacgggaatcgaacccgaacacccggcatgataatgtgagacgctaaccactcggccacgggtgcactacaacaacgagtcgagattattaaaatttactaccaaAATTCGGAGTCAttggcctcaactttaagagcgctacgtacaa from Toxorhynchites rutilus septentrionalis strain SRP chromosome 3, ASM2978413v1, whole genome shotgun sequence encodes:
- the LOC129779673 gene encoding uncharacterized protein LOC129779673 isoform X1, whose protein sequence is MSATMDNNDNDNYCYQQGAKPGNASKGAIPKTSTIKYQNQFNNNNNVAEQENLMPQINGAQSGHICLERLDRRISDETAVSSVSVENGKHHMNGQVHASPSHEELVELDPEEAELDGDFSDNSLGNLSYISENGIIEEIILLPDNIYSDDENGSASDDCIYAYRGDDDAPNPLDHRDLQADDETDFLEMDFDPEPSSELENLLENQEIEVNNSFQTAKTVERVPLMEKSLSYETKTSENEIPADQIDGSSVVTTTVMKKTGAIPKKTHSKQPSTDLREYDVAGPSRLSTKDNYKNLKLDLKLCTDYNSESSFGYGYLNYNQKDFRAGTDEEINCLDCTRKEFLMQTKQDLSIQKICRSCRCSRHTAGHGQPQVDDFFLDPNQSVNSSSSETDLMSIRAEQIVLQALNKINELKATPPSIGLSKSMEDICIELSSEQKEADYIRDYTQELCSDNTVTIYTLNCGELTIIEALTRVGVAPNLNVLRQYFSEQYCADTSKMSIPQYLLYMSKRDCDYKKLIDAIKSCCDDPLDVQYYPLDPFSDAPEIVQINSAEIAKRWNTNTNLRQIINFKHKHFHTMNILGKIVNIIRQPTRGNHTNQIINIPLYYKSGSITITRIT
- the LOC129779673 gene encoding uncharacterized protein LOC129779673 isoform X2; the protein is MSATMDNNDNDNYCYQQGAKPGNASKGAIPKTSTIKYQNQFNNNNNVAEQENLMPQINGAQSGHICLERLDRRISDETAVSSVSVENGKHHMNGQVHASPSHEELVELDPEEAELDDNIYSDDENGSASDDCIYAYRGDDDAPNPLDHRDLQADDETDFLEMDFDPEPSSELENLLENQEIEVNNSFQTAKTVERVPLMEKSLSYETKTSENEIPADQIDGSSVVTTTVMKKTGAIPKKTHSKQPSTDLREYDVAGPSRLSTKDNYKNLKLDLKLCTDYNSESSFGYGYLNYNQKDFRAGTDEEINCLDCTRKEFLMQTKQDLSIQKICRSCRCSRHTAGHGQPQVDDFFLDPNQSVNSSSSETDLMSIRAEQIVLQALNKINELKATPPSIGLSKSMEDICIELSSEQKEADYIRDYTQELCSDNTVTIYTLNCGELTIIEALTRVGVAPNLNVLRQYFSEQYCADTSKMSIPQYLLYMSKRDCDYKKLIDAIKSCCDDPLDVQYYPLDPFSDAPEIVQINSAEIAKRWNTNTNLRQIINFKHKHFHTMNILGKIVNIIRQPTRGNHTNQIINIPLYYKSGSITITRIT
- the LOC129779673 gene encoding uncharacterized protein LOC129779673 isoform X3 is translated as MNGQVHASPSHEELVELDPEEAELDGDFSDNSLGNLSYISENGIIEEIILLPDNIYSDDENGSASDDCIYAYRGDDDAPNPLDHRDLQADDETDFLEMDFDPEPSSELENLLENQEIEVNNSFQTAKTVERVPLMEKSLSYETKTSENEIPADQIDGSSVVTTTVMKKTGAIPKKTHSKQPSTDLREYDVAGPSRLSTKDNYKNLKLDLKLCTDYNSESSFGYGYLNYNQKDFRAGTDEEINCLDCTRKEFLMQTKQDLSIQKICRSCRCSRHTAGHGQPQVDDFFLDPNQSVNSSSSETDLMSIRAEQIVLQALNKINELKATPPSIGLSKSMEDICIELSSEQKEADYIRDYTQELCSDNTVTIYTLNCGELTIIEALTRVGVAPNLNVLRQYFSEQYCADTSKMSIPQYLLYMSKRDCDYKKLIDAIKSCCDDPLDVQYYPLDPFSDAPEIVQINSAEIAKRWNTNTNLRQIINFKHKHFHTMNILGKIVNIIRQPTRGNHTNQIINIPLYYKSGSITITRIT